From Bradyrhizobium sp. sBnM-33:
CACTCAACGCTCCCGCGGTCGGCCCGCTGGCCGAGGTTGACATCGAGGATCAACCATAAACTCCCGGGTTGCCATCAGCGGAAATTGCGCGGCAGGCTGTTGTGGATATCGGTGGCGGCGACGGCCGCGTGACCTGTTGCGACCGCGATCTGGTGCAGGTCTGAAACGGCATCTCCGACGGCGTACAATCCCGGCACATTCGTGCGTTGATGTGCATCGACTTCGAGACAGCCGGTATCGTTGTGGCGGGCACCGAGTTTCCGTCCCAACTCGGAGCGCACTTCACAGCCCAAGACCGGATAGATCACGTCGAAACCTTCGACCGTTCCATCGCTCAGCGACACGATCATTTGCTTGTCCTGCCTGCGGAAGCCTACCGCGCGGGCCTTGGGCAAGCGAATGCCTGCTTCCGACAACTCGCGGGAGAGCGGCTCGCCGCAGTCCTTGCCGTCCAGCGTCAGCAGCGTGACCTGTCTGGAATAGGTGCGCAGAAACAGCGCTTTTGTGCCCGCGTCATCGGCGCTGCCCAACACACCGATACGCAGGTCAGATGCCTCGAACCCGTCGCATATCGGACAGTATCGAACCAGCCCATAGCCTACGGCCTCTCGCAGATCGGGATCGCCGAGGTCGCGATCGACCAATCCGCTTGCCATCACGGCCCGCCTTGCTCCGATGATTCCCCGGGAATATCTCGCCTCGAACCCGCCCTCAACGCGTTGCAGTTCCGCAATCCAGTCACCGATGATCTCGACGCCGTAGGTCTTTGCCTGCGAGGTGAGCGCCTCAAGCAGGCTTGTGCCGGCAATTCCATCCGCGAAGCCCGGATAGTTGTGCGTCTCCGGAATCAGCGCTGCCCGGCTTTTCCCGCTATCGACGACGACGACTTTGCGCCGATATCGCGCCAGATAGATCGCGCAGGTCAACCCCGCCGGTCCACCGCCGACGATCAGCGCATCAAGATCTCCGGGTTCAACTTCTGGCATTCCTTCACCGCTCTCCCTGGCGAACCAAGCGCGATGAGTATCGCAACGTTCCTACGCGCCGGTTGCGAGGGGGACATCGGCATGGCTGAGCGCACAGGAACGAAGGCGGCGGTCGGACATTGACTTGGACCAGACCCCACCACAGCGCAGGTCACGATTATGGGTACCATTAAACGGACGACCCGCCGAGTTGCGGGGAAGACCAAGGAAGTCATCGCCGAAGTCGTCGGCGACGGTAAGTTGCAAGAGGAAGCTAAGGCGGAACAGCGCAAGAGCGAGGATGAGGATAAGGAACCCAGCGAGCTCAATCCGTTGGGAAACCTCCACCGCCTCACCTAACCGCGGCACCAGGGCTGCGGCGCCGGCGACGCTTTTAGGAGAGAGATACAATGCTGCACTATCCGCGGCCACCTTTTCCCAGCCAGCATCAGCCGATGCCGGGCACGACCGGCGCGATGAATCCGCTGCCTGATCATGGCGAAACTTCCTACAAGGGCAACGGCCGGCTCAACGGCAAAAAGGCGGTCATCACCGGGGGTGATAGCGGCATCGGCCGCGCGGTCGCTATTGCGTTCGCCAGGGAGGGAGCCGACATCTTGATCTCCTATCTCGAGGAGCACGAGGATGCTCGCGAAACCGAACGGCTGGTGACGGAAGCAGGCCGCAAGGCCGTTCTTGTTTCGGGCGACATCCAGCACCCCGATCACTGCCGCGCCGTGATTGCCAAGGCCGTCTCCGAGCTCGGCAGCATCGACATTCTAGTCAACAACGCCGCACATCAGGCCAGCTTCAAGTCCATCGAGGATATCAGCGACGAGGAATGGGAGTTGACCTTCAAGGTCAACATCCATGCGATGTTCTATCTCACCAAGGCGGCCGTACCCCTTATGAAACCGGGAAGCTGCATCATCAACACCGCATCGATCAATTCGGATGTGCCCAACCCTAGCCTGCTGGCCTATGCGACGACCAAGGGAGCGATCCACAATTTCACGGCAGGGCTGGCGCAGATGCTGGCCGAGAAGGGCATCCGCGCCAATGCGGTCGCGCCCGGGCCGATCTGGACGCCGCTCATTCCCTCTACCCTGCCGGAAGAGTCCGTGGAGAACTTCGGCAAACAGGTTCCGATGCAGCGGCCCGGGCAGCCCGTCGAACTGGCTACCGCCTACGTCATGCTGGCCGATCCGCTGTCCAGCTACGTCTCCGGCGCGACGATTGCGGTTACCGGTGGAAAGCCGTTCCTGTAACGAACGAACCGGCTGACTGCGGCAGCCGAGGCCGCGCTAGCTGCGACTGGCAGCTTGCATGCGATCACGCAGATACTGAACGAGAACGAGCGTCTTTGCGTCAACGATTTTCCCATTTGCGACCATCGCAGCAGCCTGCTCCAGGGTGATCTCGACCACCTCAATATCTTCCCCCTCTTCCTTGAGCCCGCCACCGCCGGACACCTTGTCTGCTGGCGAATAGGCGCAGGTAAAGAACACGATCTTTTCCATGATCGCGGCGGGACTCGCGTAGAGCTCGAACAGCCGTTCCAACTTCGATACCTTGTAACCAAGTTCCTCCCGCATCTCTTTCACAATGCGCCGTTCGGCCTCCTCGCCATCGAGCTTGCCGGCGCACCTTCTACGGTTCGCTCCGTGCCGTCCTGCAAAAATATCGGCAGCCGAAATTGCCGGGTGAGCAGCACAGTCTTGCGATCGGGATCGTAGGGCAGAATGACGGCTGAATTGCCGTTATCGTAAACTTCGCGCTGGCGCTGTTGTCGTTCGCCGTCACGCCTGCGCTGTTCGTAGCTCACGCGGATCAGCTTTCCCTTGCCCTGAGCAATGGTCTCGACCTCACATATGCGCACGGTCTCGCCGTCCATTTTCATGGGTTCTAAACGCCGGTGATCAGACTCCGATCCATTCGGGTAAGCGAACAGCAGCTACTCCGCGGCGGCTGTTGCCAACGCACGCCCCATCCCCATGCACGGACCGGAACGCGCCTCCATCCTTCACGTTAGTCAAGGAAAAGGAGGTCGCCATGGTCCTGAATGCCCATACTGATCCGATGACGGAAGAGCAGAGGAAGGAAACCAAGCGCCTCTGCGACGCCGCTGACATTCCCGACAAGTCCGGTGAATTGCTGACTCGGTCGGGTGCCCAGCAGATGATCGAGGAGCTTCGGCGGAAAGCCG
This genomic window contains:
- a CDS encoding CsbD family protein, with amino-acid sequence MGTIKRTTRRVAGKTKEVIAEVVGDGKLQEEAKAEQRKSEDEDKEPSELNPLGNLHRLT
- a CDS encoding NAD(P)/FAD-dependent oxidoreductase — its product is MPEVEPGDLDALIVGGGPAGLTCAIYLARYRRKVVVVDSGKSRAALIPETHNYPGFADGIAGTSLLEALTSQAKTYGVEIIGDWIAELQRVEGGFEARYSRGIIGARRAVMASGLVDRDLGDPDLREAVGYGLVRYCPICDGFEASDLRIGVLGSADDAGTKALFLRTYSRQVTLLTLDGKDCGEPLSRELSEAGIRLPKARAVGFRRQDKQMIVSLSDGTVEGFDVIYPVLGCEVRSELGRKLGARHNDTGCLEVDAHQRTNVPGLYAVGDAVSDLHQIAVATGHAAVAATDIHNSLPRNFR
- a CDS encoding SDR family oxidoreductase produces the protein MLHYPRPPFPSQHQPMPGTTGAMNPLPDHGETSYKGNGRLNGKKAVITGGDSGIGRAVAIAFAREGADILISYLEEHEDARETERLVTEAGRKAVLVSGDIQHPDHCRAVIAKAVSELGSIDILVNNAAHQASFKSIEDISDEEWELTFKVNIHAMFYLTKAAVPLMKPGSCIINTASINSDVPNPSLLAYATTKGAIHNFTAGLAQMLAEKGIRANAVAPGPIWTPLIPSTLPEESVENFGKQVPMQRPGQPVELATAYVMLADPLSSYVSGATIAVTGGKPFL